From a single Miscanthus floridulus cultivar M001 chromosome 8, ASM1932011v1, whole genome shotgun sequence genomic region:
- the LOC136470660 gene encoding uncharacterized mitochondrial protein AtMg00810-like, translating into MKDLGPLHHFLGVAVQRHRDSILLSQRQYTLDILARHGMSDCKPCSTPVDTCAKVPADAGPSVADPTAYRSLVGSLQYLTFTRPDIAYVVQQVCLHMHDPRETHLVAAKRILRYLQGTLSHGLVIPRTAPTQLCVYTDADWAGCPDTRHSTSGYAVFLGGSLVSWSSKRQPTVSRSSAEAEYRAVANGVAEATWLRQLLQELHHPLDSACLIYCDNVSACYLSTNPVQHQRTKHVEIDIHFVRERVAMGAVRVLHVPTTSQFADVFTKGFPSSVFMDFRSSLNVRSTDDLTAGGC; encoded by the coding sequence ATGAAAGATCTTGGACCCCTACATCACTTCCTTGGCGTTGCAGTTCAGCGCCACAGGGATTCTATTCTCCTTTCACAGCGTCAGTACACTCTGGACATACTTGCTCGCCATGGCATGAGTGACTGCAAGCCTTGCTCCACTCCAGTTGACACTTGTGCAAAGGTACCAGCTGATGCCGGCCCGTCTGTTGCTGATCCCACTGCTTATCGCAGCCTTGTGGGTTCCCTCcagtacctcaccttcaccaGGCCCGATATTGCCTATGTCGTCCAACAAGTGTGCCTTCATATGCATGATCCGCGGGAAACTCACCTTGTCGCTGCCAAGCGGATCCTTCGCTATCTTCAGGGCACCCTCAGCCATGGTCTGGTCATTCCCCGAACAGCCCCAACACAGCTTTGTGTCTACACCGACGCTGATTGGGCCGGCTGCCCGGACACCCGCCACTCCACCTCCGGCTACGCCGTCTTCCTCGGAGGCAGCCTGgtctcctggtcctccaagcgGCAGCCCACTGTCTCCCGGTCCAGCGCCGAGGCAGAGTACCGGGCTGTTGCCAACGGCGTCGCTGAAGCCACTTGGCTGCGGCAACTGCTCCAGGAACTTCACCATCCCCTGGACTCCGCATGCCTCATCTACTGCGACAATGTCAGCGCCtgctacctctccaccaaccccgtTCAACATCAGCGCACCAAGCACGTGGAAATCGACATTCACTTCGTCCGTGAACGTGTCGCCATGGGTGCAGTCCGAGTTCTTCATGTGCCCACCACGTCGCAATTCGCCGATGTCTTCACTAAGGGGTTCCCTTCCTCTGTCTTCATGGATTTTCGCTCCAGTCTAAACGTTCGCTCCACCGACGATCTGACTGCGGGGGGGTGTTAG
- the LOC136470661 gene encoding uncharacterized protein, which translates to MATATKLHDEALSAAKRPEDEASSLRSTNTERSQQLEEEAALLKSAAAAQERADTLEQQATALRDRLRPEHPDDDADPEDDDVHSASSEAAAITHLHTQAAAVQNIKNLIPIVLDLQSSNYSKWRGYVLLILGRFALKDHVLSDDSRPYDLAWSRIDYVVLSWLFNTISADLLDVIHEHDGLTARTAWLEIEQQFLNNRESRAMLLDAEFRTLCQGALSIDDYCRKMKSMADALADLGEPIQDQTLVLNVLRGLNECFQFMSQLVTRHRSFLSFADVRADLRLAELNMGTPSASPSALVAAPSIRPPTSSSPAPPRHHQATAGHQAAAGQQSSGNRGRRRRGGRGSSGSHSSAQGGTALATPQWPSLLNP; encoded by the exons ATGGCTACCGCGACCAAGCTCCACGACGAAGCCCTCTCTGCTGCCAAGCGCCCGGAGGATGAGGCCTCCTCTCTACGCTCCACCAACACAGAGCGCAGCCAGCAGCTCGAGGAAGAAGCTGCCCTTCTCAAGTCCGCTGCCGCCGCCCAGGAGCGT GCAGATACCCTGGAGCAGCAGGCCACGGCCCTCCGGGATCGCCTCCGCCCCGAGCATCCGGACGATGACGCCGATCCTGAGGATGACGACGTCCACTCCGCCTCCTCTGAAGCAGCGGCCATCACCCACCTCCACACTCAAGCTGCTGCCGTCCAGAACATCAAGAACCTCATCCCTATCGTTCTTGATCTTCAATCCTCCAACTACTCCAAGTGGCGCGGCtacgtcctcctcatcctcggtCGTTTCGCCTTGAAGGATCACGTCCTCAGCGACGACTCCCGCCCCTACGATCTGGCGTGGTCACGCATAGACTACGTCGTCCTCTCTTGGCTTTTCAACACCATCTCCGCCGACCTCCTGGACGTCATCCATGAGCACGACGGCCTCACTGCCCGGACAGCATGGCTCGAGATTGAACAGCAGTTCCTCAACAATCGCGAGTCCCGCGCCATGCTCCTCGATGCTGAGTTTCGCACTCTCTGCCAAGGTGCCCTCTCCATCGATGACTACTGCCGCAAAATGAAGAGCATGGCGGATGCCCTCGCCGACCTCGGCGAGCCCATCCAGGACCAAACTCTGGTGCTAAACGTTCTACGGGGTCTCAATGAATGTTTTCAGTTCATGTCCCAGCTCGTCACCCGCCATAGGTCGTTCTTGTCCTTCGCCGATGTTCGTGCTGACCTCCGTTTGGCCGAGCTCAACATGGGGACGCCCTCTGCCTCTCCTTCGGCTCTCGTCGCCGCGCCCTCCATCAGGCCGCCCACTTCGTCCTCGCCTGCGCCTCCACGCCATCATCAGGCCACTGCTGGCCATCAGGCTGCTGCTGGACAGCAATCCAGTGGCAACCGCGGCCGACGCCGCCGCGGCGGGCGCGGCTCTAGCGGCTCCCACAGCAGTGCACAGGGCGGGACTGCACTAGCCACACCACAGTGGCCCTCACTGCTCAACCCCTAG